Proteins encoded in a region of the Apilactobacillus apisilvae genome:
- a CDS encoding transposase codes for MTNNKYSYETKLEAVRLLNEGVPGRKICKILGLKSDGLIYTWRKYVRNGDYYRLNQKPGKQYKYNKGNLEIPSDVRKDMEIKQMKEELEVIKKYLIMEGLW; via the coding sequence ATGACTAATAATAAATATTCATATGAAACTAAACTAGAAGCCGTTCGGCTTCTTAATGAAGGTGTTCCTGGTAGAAAGATTTGTAAAATACTTGGTTTAAAGAGTGACGGCTTAATTTATACATGGCGGAAATATGTAAGAAATGGTGATTATTATCGTTTGAATCAAAAGCCTGGCAAACAATATAAATATAATAAAGGCAATTTAGAAATACCTAGTGACGTCAGAAAAGATATGGAAATTAAACAAATGAAGGAAGAACTTGAAGTTATAAAAAAATATTTAATCATGGAAGGGCTGTGGTAA